The Arachis hypogaea cultivar Tifrunner chromosome 19, arahy.Tifrunner.gnm2.J5K5, whole genome shotgun sequence genome has a window encoding:
- the LOC112779249 gene encoding uncharacterized protein, with translation MGAQPQPHGNPAEQTPTATPTPPTLSQDQFLSWKRQKDAAESARKAEASRKRAEDIAAGTVQMNGRELFLHEPWVFDNSRY, from the exons ATGGGAGCACAACCACAGCCACACGGCAACCCCGCCGAACAAACGCCAACAGCAACGCCAACACCTCCTACCCTCTCACAAGATCAATTTCTCTCCTGGAAGCGCCAGAAG GATGCAGCTGAATCAGCCAGAAAAGCTGAGGCATCGAGGAAACGCGCAGAGGATATTGCTGCAGGAACAGTCCAGATGAATGGCAGGGAGCTATTTCTGCATGAGCCGTGGGTCTTTGATAACTCACGTTATTAA